In the genome of Oncorhynchus gorbuscha isolate QuinsamMale2020 ecotype Even-year linkage group LG05, OgorEven_v1.0, whole genome shotgun sequence, the window CTGACTGTGCTGAGTGGCGCTATGCTAGCTGTGTGCCTAACAACGGAGACTGTGGAGTCGGTGTCAGAGAGGGCACCTGCAACGACCAGATGAGAAAACTGAAATGCAAAGTGCCTTGCAACTGGAAGAAGGAGTTCGGCGGTAGAATTTATACATTGATAGATGATTCCATTTCCCTTGATATGCCATATAATTCTCAAAGTGTAAACTGGTGGTCAGTCAATCAAAAATATAGCAAACATTTCATTCATAGCTTATTACTACATAATTAGAATTGTATCATGTAATTTCTTAGTAAATACCTAGTAATTGACATAACCAAAAAAACTATAGAACTACATTATCTTCAGACTGTTCTATGATAGCCTGACGACTTCTTCCGCTGCTCTGTCGTTCACGacatactttagtctgagactgccatcattGAAGTTGTATGTTGGGGGGAGGGGCATGGGGGGGCGTTGTGCAAAGCAAAGTCATCAGCGATTGGATTGtatctaaccaatcagagtatcaaagccaatgacacaTTTTCAAACCATCGCTTTCCCCAcatgtgttctggctctggcccaaaccatcagtttctggaccaatcagacggcCCAAATATGTTTGCATTCGGTGAAGGGTcggggaggtactcagatccagactcattgcggGGAAGAACCGAACGTATGTGGGCGTGGCGTAGCGTTTGGCCAGagcaaggagtctgggtagccaggcaagcTCTATTGTGGTGTGTTCCTGATACTCAGCGGTTTTCCCTTTTGACCTTTGCCATTTCAGCTGACTGCAAGTAtaagtttggcagctggggtgagtGTGACACAGCTACTGGATCCAAGAACCGGTCTGGAACCCTGAAAAAGGCCCTGTACAACGCAGAGTGCCAACCCACCATCAAGGTGTCTAAGCCATGCCCCGCAAAGACCAAGACAAAGGCCAAAGGTAAGAAGTAGACATTTAAGTCATGTAAAAAAGTAACATTCCTATCCCCAAATGAGTACGTCATATTGAGCAAGGAATCTATGATGAATTGACCCTATGGCTTCCCACAGGAaagaagggaagagggaaggagaactAAAAAGGTGGATGAGTCCACATTGAACAAGTGATTGGTTTGATTTTATTACGCAATATCCTTTGCTTTTTCAACAAACATAATATACACAAGTGAATTATGAGATGTCAAATGGGCCTTTCCTTCAAATACAGTATAACAAACGCTAAATGTCTCTGAATATTGACC includes:
- the LOC124035891 gene encoding midkine-B-like isoform X2, coding for MRGLFSTAVVLMVALMIVTTEAEKGKGAKGGTSDCAEWRYASCVPNNGDCGVGVREGTCNDQMRKLKCKVPCNWKKEFGADCKYKFGSWGECDTATGSKNRSGTLKKALYNAECQPTIKVSKPCPAKTKTKAKGKKGRGKEN
- the LOC124035891 gene encoding midkine-B-like isoform X1, giving the protein MRGLFSTAVVLMVALMIVTTEAGKNKKEKGKGAKGGTSDCAEWRYASCVPNNGDCGVGVREGTCNDQMRKLKCKVPCNWKKEFGADCKYKFGSWGECDTATGSKNRSGTLKKALYNAECQPTIKVSKPCPAKTKTKAKGKKGRGKEN